The Agaribacterium sp. ZY112 genome includes the window TGAGCGTAGAGTACCCAGCCCAAAGCATAAAAAGCGCCAAAATAACCAATGGCCCACAACTCAATAGTCAATCCATAAGGCGGCTGAAAGGGCACTACCTGCTTAATACGAAATAAAGCCAACAACAGGGGGAAAACAATAAGCAGAATAAGCAACTGCACACGGTCATTGGCTAAAGCCTTTTTACTGCCTGCCACAAAGGCACTTGCTAGTGTGCTCCTTGCCGTAAGGGCTTGTAACTTAAGTAGAGCAAGGTGAAAGAGGAAAGCGAGCACACTAAAAATCACTAAATAATATAAAAACCAAAAGTGCATGGTCGATATACCCTGCTGAGCAGGGGCCGCCTCTTTCCCTTGTATAGATAAACGAATCATGTCCAATAAAGGGCTACTTAAACTCGTAAAATAAGCAATACAGCCTATAGCGACAATCGTCATAAATGCCACAAGCGGCCAAAACACAATAAAAGGCAAAGCCAGACGTTTTAATCGATTGCTTAGAAAACGTTTGGGGCCATAGCGCTGCATAAGCAGATGAGCAAAAAAACCTGCAACAATAAAAAACAAAGGCATACGGAAGCAGTGACTAAACCACAAGAAAGCATCAACCCACCACGAGCGCTTTGGGTCAACCACAGGCCAGAGCTCCTGCACCAATACGCCATAAGACAAAGCGCAGTGGAACAGCACCCCACCGAGCATGGCTAAGGCGCGGATATTGTCCATATAGTGATAGCGCTCACTCTGGAACGCCAAAGAGCCTTGCACCTCGTCCTGTCCCTCAATCTGATTCTGAGTCATTTGCTTTTGCCTAGCTCCCCGTTTAAACACCAGTACCTATACCGGCTATTGTATAAGCGCGCAGAGCAGACAAAGGAAAAAGTACAGCAGCGGCAAATACAGCAGATAAGCAGCATATTTCCGTGGGCAGCGGTCGCCAGAGTCTCTTACAGCGTCAAGCAGGCAACAAAGCAAGCCAAAGCCTGTGATAAGCTTAAATCAGGATAAAGAGACAATACTAGGCAAGAGCGGGCAAAAGTAGAAATGCAGAAGCAAGACAGGCAAAGCAAAAAAGCTTGGGCAACACATATAAGCACCCGCCTTAGCGAGCTTTGCCTATTCGCCTTTTGTTTGCTCTATTTACAAGTGTTTTTTAGCTCATTTGAACAAAGTAGCGGGCAATTCCAGATAGAACTAGCTCGCAACAGTTTGCGAACCCTCGGCCTGCTTCTACTCGCAACCTTTAGTACAAGAGTTGGCGCGGCTATTGGCCGCCGACAAGCCTTAGGCAGCCGCTTATA containing:
- a CDS encoding acyltransferase family protein, with product MTQNQIEGQDEVQGSLAFQSERYHYMDNIRALAMLGGVLFHCALSYGVLVQELWPVVDPKRSWWVDAFLWFSHCFRMPLFFIVAGFFAHLLMQRYGPKRFLSNRLKRLALPFIVFWPLVAFMTIVAIGCIAYFTSLSSPLLDMIRLSIQGKEAAPAQQGISTMHFWFLYYLVIFSVLAFLFHLALLKLQALTARSTLASAFVAGSKKALANDRVQLLILLIVFPLLLALFRIKQVVPFQPPYGLTIELWAIGYFGAFYALGWVLYAQKTLLYLFERPACLLVVAALILYFPFFSLLPEPYLFETSLKSGFSTVTITWQQFILVLCSALIACYMSYACLVLAKRFLDTSNSLMRYWSDASYWIYLVHIPLLYPINAYLAGFDIPLILKLVVSVTMVMVFSLGFYALMVRRSFIGALLNGKR